From the Fusobacterium ulcerans ATCC 49185 genome, the window TAATTTATTAAATGAATTAGATAAAATAGAACAGCTTCCTAAAACTATACTTTATTGCTTAAGTCCTAATGATAATGAAATGCTTGGAACTATGATTGGAAATTTCCAAGATGGAAAAATCCCTGGAAAGATTCAATTTGGAGCTGGTTGGTGGTTCAATGATCAAAAAGATGGCATGATCAAACAAATGACTGCCCTTGCTAATCTTGGACTGTTGAGAAGATTTCTTGGAATGCTTACAGATTCAAGAAGTTTTCTGTCTTATACAAGACATGAATATTTCAGAAGAATCATGTGTAATATGATTGGAACTTGGGTAGAAGAGGGAGAAATTCCTTATGACAAAGATATTTTAAAATCAATGATTGAAGAAATTTGTTTTAATAATGCTAAAAATTATTTTGATTTAGATATATAAACACAAGGAGGAAATAAAAAATATGAAATTATCATTTAGATGGTATGGAGATTCAGATCCTATCAGTCTTGAATATATAAGACAAATACCCACTATGCATAGTATTGTTACTGCTGTATATGATGTTCCTGTTGGTCAAGAATGGAATATGGAAAAAATCAATGCCCTTAAAACAAAGATTGAAAATACTGGTTTACATTTTGATGTAATAGAGAGTGTCCCTGTTCATGAAGATATTAAATTAGGATTGCCAACAAGGGATTTATATATTGAAAATTATAAAAAAAATATCAGAAATCTTTCTAAAGCTGGGGTAAAAGTTATTTGCTACAATTTTATGCCAGTGTTTGACTGGACGAGATCACAACTTGATAAAAAATTAGATGATGGTTCAACTGCTCTCGTTTACTACAAAGATCAAGTAGATAAGTTAGATCCTTTAAATAGTAATTTATCTCTCCCTGGATGGGATTCAAGTTATACAAAAGAAGAAATGACTGAATTATTCAGACAATATAAAGAAAATGGGGAAGAGGGATTATGGGTTAATTTGGAATATTTTTTAAAAGAAATAATTCCAGTTGCTGAAGAATGTGATATCAAAATGGCTATCCACCCAGATGATCCACCTTGGCCAATCTTTGGACTCCCTAGAATAATTACTAATGAAACTAATTTAGACAGGTTCCTTAAATTAGTGGACAATAAATACAATGGTCTTACTCTTTGCACAGGCTCTCTTGGAAGTGGAAATTTTAATGACATGGTATATCTTGTAGATAAATATAGTGCTATGAAAAGAATCCATTTTATCCATGTTAGAAATGTCAAACTTCTTGATGATGGTATGAGTTTTGAAGAATCAGCTCATTATTCCAAATGTGGTTCACTGGATATTGTAGGTATCATGAACGCTTTACACAAAAATAATTTTGATGGATATTTAAGACCTGATCATGGAAGAATGATCTGGGGAGAGACTGGAAAACCAGGATATGGACTTTATGACAGAGCTTTAGGAGCAAGTTATATCACAGGTATCTGGGAAACTCTTGAAAGAATAAAATAATTAAAAAAGGGGGGCTTTCAAAATGAAATTATGTATAGATGAATTAAATAATATAAAAAATTCTCTTGCTGGAAAAGTAAAAACTCCTGTATATGATATAAAAAAAATTAAAGAAAATACAGAAAAAACGCCAAAGTGGCTACATTTTGGTGCTGGAAATATCTTTAGGGCATATATAGGAAAAATAGACCAAATTCTTATTGAAAAAGGATTAGAAGACACTGGAATAATTGTTGCTGAAAGTTTTGATACTGAAATTATTGATAAAGTTTATACTCCTTACAATAATCTTACAATGCTTGTTACTCTTTATAAAAATGGGGTATTTGAAAATGAAATTATTGGAAGTATAGTTGATACCATAAAAACAGATACAGAAAAAGAAAAATTGAAAAAAATAATTATTGCTCCATCTTTACAAATGATTAGTTTTACAATTACAGAAAAAGGTTATAATTTAAAAACTCCCAATGGAGATTACATGAAAATAATAGAAGATGACTTCTCAGCTGGACCTGATTCTGCAAAGCATACAATGAGTCTTCTTACTTCTCTCTTATACACTAGATATAAAGCTGGAAAATTTCCAGTTAGTATGGTAAGTATGGATAATTGTTCTGGAAATGGAGATAAAATCAAAGCTGCTGTTCTTGATATTGCAGAACACTGGATAAAAAATAACTATGTTGAAGAAGAATTCATGTCATATCTGACTAATGATAGTAAAATTGCTTTTCCCATAACTATGATAGATAAAATAACTCCAAGACCTGCCAAAATTATTGAAAAACACTTAGGGAAATTAGGATTTGAAAATATGGATATAATTGTCACTTCTAAAAATAGTTATACAGCTCCATTTGTAAATGCAGAAGCTCCTCAATACTTTATTGTTGAAGATAAGTTTCCTAATGGAAGACCTCAGTTAGAATTATCTGAAGCTGGTGTTTATATCACAGATAGAGAAACTGTGGAAAAAACTGAAAGAATGAAAGTTACCACTTGCCTTAATCCATTACATACAACTCTTGCAATATATGGATGTATTTTTAATTATAAAACTATCTATGACACTGTAAATGATCCTCTTTTAAATAAATTAATAAAAGAAATAGGGTATAATGAGGCTTTAAAAGTTGTTGAAAATCCAAGTATCATTGATCCTAAGACTTTTATAGATGAAGTAGTAAATGAAAGATTCCTCAATCCATACATTCCAGATCAGCCAGAAAGAATAGCTACAGATACTTCTCAAAAAATGGGAATAAGATTTGGAGAAACTATAAAGGCTTATATGAATAGTTCAACTTTAAAAGTAAGTGATTTAAAATATATTCCTCTTGTTTATGCTGGATGGTTTAGATATCTTTTAGGCATTGATGATCAAGGAAATACAAGATCTATAAGCAATGACCCAATGCTTGAGATACTTAAAGAAAATCTTATAAGTATTGAATTTGGAAATTCAAAATCATATAATGGACAACTAAGAAAG encodes:
- the uxuA gene encoding mannonate dehydratase, whose translation is MKLSFRWYGDSDPISLEYIRQIPTMHSIVTAVYDVPVGQEWNMEKINALKTKIENTGLHFDVIESVPVHEDIKLGLPTRDLYIENYKKNIRNLSKAGVKVICYNFMPVFDWTRSQLDKKLDDGSTALVYYKDQVDKLDPLNSNLSLPGWDSSYTKEEMTELFRQYKENGEEGLWVNLEYFLKEIIPVAEECDIKMAIHPDDPPWPIFGLPRIITNETNLDRFLKLVDNKYNGLTLCTGSLGSGNFNDMVYLVDKYSAMKRIHFIHVRNVKLLDDGMSFEESAHYSKCGSLDIVGIMNALHKNNFDGYLRPDHGRMIWGETGKPGYGLYDRALGASYITGIWETLERIK
- a CDS encoding mannitol dehydrogenase family protein, which encodes MKLCIDELNNIKNSLAGKVKTPVYDIKKIKENTEKTPKWLHFGAGNIFRAYIGKIDQILIEKGLEDTGIIVAESFDTEIIDKVYTPYNNLTMLVTLYKNGVFENEIIGSIVDTIKTDTEKEKLKKIIIAPSLQMISFTITEKGYNLKTPNGDYMKIIEDDFSAGPDSAKHTMSLLTSLLYTRYKAGKFPVSMVSMDNCSGNGDKIKAAVLDIAEHWIKNNYVEEEFMSYLTNDSKIAFPITMIDKITPRPAKIIEKHLGKLGFENMDIIVTSKNSYTAPFVNAEAPQYFIVEDKFPNGRPQLELSEAGVYITDRETVEKTERMKVTTCLNPLHTTLAIYGCIFNYKTIYDTVNDPLLNKLIKEIGYNEALKVVENPSIIDPKTFIDEVVNERFLNPYIPDQPERIATDTSQKMGIRFGETIKAYMNSSTLKVSDLKYIPLVYAGWFRYLLGIDDQGNTRSISNDPMLEILKENLISIEFGNSKSYNGQLRKILRNKIIFGVDLEEAGLTDLIEEYFMQMIVGKNAVYNTLKKYLTD